A single window of Pseudanabaena sp. BC1403 DNA harbors:
- a CDS encoding peptidoglycan-binding protein, producing the protein MELAAYIYDAWAYEQANQGAAERNLLTCDGLDADEYQSNKLDLNFAAMRQQAYLLSAIAFTSLNGLSWNLAPAMAAHFLEPAVNVAPWCNQLYICNTSYMLEVQTLLAQRGFAVGEIDGVYGRYTKQAVIDFQKTQANLVADGIPGEKTLALLRNSSVSKPLVSQRPNQTTETITTSDRPSPSSSQSPNQTIVIVRSNNAPVSNSQQPVISEIGNLQMLLKQRGFYQGEIDGQLGQTTTNAVLKAQRAYALAQDGFVGPLTMRSLLAGGNNLPFTQPALPRLPTTQDVLAIQTLLKERGFYDADLSGLYNIQTKASILKAQLAYGQAATGDLTSDLLTALRAQNPAQNIAQIPASSPNSQTIQPIPSSAPLGNGTQVPTSSQNAPAAKNANSS; encoded by the coding sequence ATGGAACTTGCAGCATATATATATGATGCATGGGCATATGAACAAGCCAATCAAGGAGCGGCAGAGCGCAATCTGCTTACTTGTGATGGGCTTGATGCTGATGAGTATCAGTCAAATAAGCTTGACTTGAATTTTGCTGCAATGAGACAGCAAGCCTATTTACTATCAGCGATCGCCTTTACCAGTCTCAATGGGTTGAGCTGGAATTTAGCGCCTGCGATGGCTGCTCATTTTTTAGAGCCTGCGGTAAATGTTGCGCCTTGGTGTAACCAGTTATATATATGCAATACCAGCTATATGTTAGAGGTGCAGACTTTACTAGCTCAACGTGGGTTTGCGGTCGGAGAAATCGATGGGGTTTATGGCAGATATACCAAGCAAGCTGTAATTGATTTTCAGAAAACGCAAGCTAATCTGGTTGCCGATGGAATTCCTGGGGAAAAAACCTTGGCATTGTTGCGAAACTCATCAGTGAGTAAGCCTTTAGTATCGCAGCGTCCAAATCAAACTACAGAGACAATTACGACTAGCGATCGCCCAAGCCCATCATCAAGCCAGTCACCGAACCAGACAATTGTGATTGTGCGATCAAATAACGCTCCAGTCAGCAACTCTCAGCAGCCAGTGATAAGCGAAATCGGAAATTTGCAAATGCTGCTGAAACAACGGGGATTTTATCAAGGTGAAATTGATGGACAACTAGGGCAAACCACAACTAATGCCGTATTAAAGGCACAGCGAGCCTATGCCCTAGCTCAAGATGGCTTTGTAGGTCCTTTAACAATGCGCTCATTGTTGGCTGGTGGCAACAATCTTCCCTTCACTCAGCCTGCATTGCCCCGACTGCCGACAACACAAGATGTCTTGGCAATCCAAACATTACTCAAAGAACGAGGCTTTTATGATGCAGATCTCAGTGGCTTATACAACATTCAGACTAAGGCAAGCATTTTGAAAGCTCAACTTGCTTACGGACAAGCCGCTACAGGTGATTTGACCTCAGATTTACTGACAGCCCTTAGAGCTCAAAATCCAGCTCAGAATATTGCTCAAATCCCTGCCAGTAGCCCAAACAGTCAAACTATTCAGCCAATTCCT